The DNA window GCATTCCACGGTTTTGCCGCCGGGCGATGTAACATCGGCTGCGGCGGGAAGGGCAGAGCAGGCAAGGGCGAGCAACAGTCGTTTCATACCAGCATTTTACCATGTTCTGCCGGCTTGACCAATGGCTTTCAATATCGGATTGCAGGGACATGATCCCAAGAGACCGCCTTGAACAGCTGACCGCGCGCTTCCAGTATCTGGAGGCGGCGATGGCGGATGGCGCTCAGGGCGCTGATATTGCGCAGCTTGCACGTGAGTATTCAGAGCTGCGCCCGGTGGTGGCGCAGATCGTCGCATGGGACCAGCTCTGCCGTGATATGGATGAGGCGCGCGAGATGCTGTCGGATCCTGATATGGCGGGTCTGGCGGAGGAGGAACTGCAGCGGTTGAAAGCGGCCCTGCCGGCGGCTGAGGATGCCCTGCAGCGCGCGTTGCTGCCGCGTGATGCGGCAGATGCGAAGCCGGCGATGCTGGAGATCCGGCCGGGCACCGGAGGCGATGAGGCGGCACTTTTCGCCGGTGATCTGATGCGCATGTATCAGCGGTATGCCGAGACCCGTGGCTGGGCCTTTGAGGTGATTGAACTGCAGGAAACCGAGCTTGGCGGTGTAAAGGAGATGGTGGCGCATATCCGTGGTGAGGGGGTTTTTGCGCGGCTGAAATATGAAAGCGGAGTGCACAGGGTGCAGCGGGTGCCGAGCACTGAAAGCGGCGGGCGTATTCACACTTCTGCGGCCACTGTTGCGGTGCTGCCTGAGGCGGAAGACGTGGACATCCGCATCGAACCCGGTGATCTGCGGATCGATACCATGCGGTCTTCGGGCGCGGGGGGGCAGCATGTGAACACCACTGATTCCGCCGTGCGCATCACCCATCTGCCGACGGGTATTGTGGTGACCAGTTCGGAAAAGTCGCAACACCGCAACCGTGACAGGGCGATGCAGGTGCTGAAAGCACGGCTTTATGATCTGGAACGCAGTCGGGCGGACAGTGAACGGTCCGCGGACCGGGCCGCCCAGGTGGGCTCGGGTGACCGGTCCGAGCGGATCAGAACCTATAATTTCCCTCAGGGGCGGATGACCGATCACCGTATCAACCTCACGCTCTACCGGCTTGATGCAGTGATGCAGGGCGATCTCGATGAGATTATTGATGCGCTCACCGCGGATGCTCAGGCGCGGATGCTCGCGGAGATGGGACAGTGACTGCCGCCGAAGCCATGCTGGCCGCTATGGCGCGGCTGCGTGCGGCCGGCGTGCCGGACCCTGCGCGTGATGCACGCATTCTGCTGGCCCATGCCGCAAAGGTTGATGCGGCCCGGGTGACGCTGATCGCGCCCGAGGATATCGCGCCTGAGATCGCGGAACGCTATGATCAGCTGATCGCCCTCCGGGCAGTCCGGGTGCCGGTCTCGCAGCTGATCGGGGCGCGGGAGTTTTATGGCCGCCGCTTTGAGATCAGCCGGGATGTGCTGGACCCGCGGCCTGAAACCGAAACCCTGATCGAGGTGGCCCTTGCAGAGCCTTTCGCCCGGGTTCTGGATCTGGGCACCGGGTCGGGCTGCATCCTCGTGACCCTGCTTGCCGAGCGCGATGCGGCCACCGGCACAGGTGTTGATCTGAGCGAGGCCGCTTGTCTGCAGGCCAGTCAGAATGCGGTACAGCACGGGGTGGCTGACCGGGCTGACATCTTCCGCTCCGACTGGTTTGAAAATGTGGAGGGGCGGTTTGACCTGATCGTGTCCAACCCGCCCTATCTGGCAGCCGCGGAAATGGCCGCTGTGCAGCCGGAACTGCGGGAGCATGAGCCGCGCATGGCGCTGACAGACGAGCAGGACGGTCTGAGCGTGTACCGCATTATTGCAGCACAGGCGCAGCAGTATCTGAGTGCGCAGGGCCGCGTGCTGGTCGAAACCGGCTGGACGCAGGGTGCTGCTGTGGCCGGTTTTTTCCGCGACGAGGGCTGGGCGGAGGTGGCGATTCTGCCGGATCTGGACGGGCGCGACCGTGTCGTAAGGGCATCAAAACCCGGATAAAATATCGCGTTATTACCCGAAAACCGGCCGAAATATGCCAAATTTCCGGAATACCCCTTGCGGCAGGGCGCGTGCCATGCTTATTCAAAGGAGTTGCGGCGGTGGATATGCTCCTCTGTGTGGTCCCGCCCGGCAGTATGCCCAACATATCGAATAACCGGATCTATCCCGGCGCGCAGCGCCACCGGCACAACGATCAACAGCACGAAGGCTGAGACAGCTTCATGAAATCATCGAGATCCCGGTCGCGCTCCAAGAGCAACCGTAACCGGTCGAATAATAACCAGGGCGGCAACGTCGTGAACCGTGTGTTCGACAGTTCCGGCCCTGAAGGAAAGGTCCGCGGCACACCGCAGCAGATCATCGAAAAATACAATCAGCTGGCCCGTGACGCGCAGCTGAGCAATGACCGGGTTGCCGC is part of the Roseobacter ponti genome and encodes:
- the prmC gene encoding peptide chain release factor N(5)-glutamine methyltransferase is translated as MLAAMARLRAAGVPDPARDARILLAHAAKVDAARVTLIAPEDIAPEIAERYDQLIALRAVRVPVSQLIGAREFYGRRFEISRDVLDPRPETETLIEVALAEPFARVLDLGTGSGCILVTLLAERDAATGTGVDLSEAACLQASQNAVQHGVADRADIFRSDWFENVEGRFDLIVSNPPYLAAAEMAAVQPELREHEPRMALTDEQDGLSVYRIIAAQAQQYLSAQGRVLVETGWTQGAAVAGFFRDEGWAEVAILPDLDGRDRVVRASKPG
- the prfA gene encoding peptide chain release factor 1 → MIPRDRLEQLTARFQYLEAAMADGAQGADIAQLAREYSELRPVVAQIVAWDQLCRDMDEAREMLSDPDMAGLAEEELQRLKAALPAAEDALQRALLPRDAADAKPAMLEIRPGTGGDEAALFAGDLMRMYQRYAETRGWAFEVIELQETELGGVKEMVAHIRGEGVFARLKYESGVHRVQRVPSTESGGRIHTSAATVAVLPEAEDVDIRIEPGDLRIDTMRSSGAGGQHVNTTDSAVRITHLPTGIVVTSSEKSQHRNRDRAMQVLKARLYDLERSRADSERSADRAAQVGSGDRSERIRTYNFPQGRMTDHRINLTLYRLDAVMQGDLDEIIDALTADAQARMLAEMGQ